One Thomasclavelia spiroformis DSM 1552 DNA window includes the following coding sequences:
- the rplL gene encoding 50S ribosomal protein L7/L12 yields the protein MAKLTHEDILAYLEEATILELNDLVKAIEEKFDVTAAAPVAVAAAGAEEAAGEPANVTVTLTAPGGTKVAVIKVVREITGLGLVDAKGLVDKVPSVIKENIPAAEGAEIKEKLEAAGATVEVK from the coding sequence ATGGCAAAATTAACACATGAAGATATCTTAGCTTATTTAGAAGAAGCTACAATCTTAGAATTAAATGATTTAGTAAAAGCAATTGAAGAAAAATTTGATGTAACTGCTGCTGCACCTGTAGCTGTAGCTGCTGCTGGAGCTGAAGAAGCTGCTGGTGAACCAGCTAACGTTACTGTAACTTTAACTGCTCCTGGTGGAACTAAAGTTGCTGTAATCAAAGTTGTAAGAGAAATTACAGGATTAGGATTAGTTGATGCTAAAGGATTAGTTGACAAAGTACCATCTGTGATTAAAGAAAACATTCCTGCTGCTGAAGGAGCTGAAATTAAAGAAAAATTAGAAGCTGCTGGAGCAACTGTTGAAGTTAAATAA
- the rplJ gene encoding 50S ribosomal protein L10, translating to MSAEAIKAKSALVEEIATKLKDAQSAVIVEYRGLSVAEVTELRRNLRAEDVEFKIYKNTLVRRATESTGYEELNAQLTGPNAIAFGHSDAVAPARVLAKFAKDHEALVIKAGMVEGKVLDVEEIKEISKLPNREGMYSMLLGMLQAPVSKFARVVKAVAEAKENGSEAVAKEDAAPVEEAASEETKVETAE from the coding sequence ATGTCAGCAGAAGCAATTAAAGCAAAAAGCGCATTAGTCGAAGAAATCGCAACTAAGTTGAAAGATGCTCAATCTGCAGTGATCGTTGAATATCGCGGATTGTCTGTAGCTGAAGTTACAGAATTACGTAGAAATTTACGCGCTGAAGATGTTGAATTCAAAATTTATAAAAACACTTTAGTTCGTAGAGCAACTGAATCAACTGGTTATGAAGAACTTAATGCACAATTAACTGGACCAAATGCGATTGCGTTTGGACATAGTGATGCTGTAGCACCAGCTAGAGTACTAGCAAAATTTGCTAAAGATCATGAAGCTTTAGTGATTAAAGCAGGAATGGTTGAAGGTAAAGTTTTAGATGTTGAAGAAATTAAAGAAATTTCTAAATTACCTAACCGTGAAGGTATGTACTCTATGTTACTTGGTATGTTACAAGCACCAGTTAGTAAATTTGCACGTGTAGTAAAAGCTGTTGCAGAAGCTAAAGAAAATGGTAGTGAAGCAGTAGCTAAAGAAGATGCAGCACCTGTAGAAGAAGCTGCAAGCGAAGAAACAAAAGTAGAAACAGCTGAATAA
- the rplA gene encoding 50S ribosomal protein L1, with the protein MAKKSKRYQEAAKLIEKGKAYSIEEAVALVKETSKVKFDAAVDVAFRLGVDPRQADQQLRGALVLPNGTGKTKKVLVVTEGPKAQEAKDAGADVVGGKEILEDIKKGWLDFEVMIATPDMMAELGKLGRILGPKGLMPNPKTGTVTMDVAKAVKETKAGKVTYRTDKEGNVQLTIGRVSFENDKLVENFNAIYDLLVKIKPSTSKGVYMRNIAISSTMGPSIKVSAAK; encoded by the coding sequence ATGGCAAAGAAAAGTAAAAGATATCAAGAAGCTGCTAAATTAATTGAAAAAGGAAAAGCTTATTCTATTGAAGAAGCAGTTGCGTTAGTAAAAGAAACTAGTAAAGTAAAATTTGATGCAGCAGTTGATGTTGCATTTAGATTAGGGGTAGATCCTCGTCAAGCAGATCAACAATTACGTGGGGCTTTAGTATTACCAAATGGAACAGGTAAAACAAAAAAAGTTTTAGTTGTTACTGAAGGACCAAAAGCACAAGAAGCTAAAGATGCTGGTGCTGATGTAGTTGGTGGTAAAGAAATTTTAGAAGACATCAAAAAAGGATGGTTAGATTTCGAAGTAATGATTGCTACTCCAGATATGATGGCTGAATTAGGTAAATTAGGACGTATTCTTGGACCAAAAGGATTAATGCCTAACCCTAAAACAGGAACTGTAACAATGGATGTTGCAAAAGCTGTTAAAGAAACAAAAGCTGGTAAAGTAACTTACCGTACAGATAAAGAAGGAAACGTTCAATTAACTATTGGTCGTGTATCTTTTGAAAATGATAAGTTAGTAGAAAACTTTAATGCTATTTATGATTTATTAGTAAAAATTAAACCTTCTACTTCTAAAGGGGTTTATATGAGAAATATTGCTATCTCATCAACAATGGGACCTAGTATTAAAGTATCAGCTGCTAAATAG
- the rplK gene encoding 50S ribosomal protein L11 encodes MSKKVVRVMKIQFPAGGAKPGPALAGAGIQMPKFCTAFNDQTKDRMGETVPVVLTVYDDKDFSFVLKTAPAAEMIKKACGIKKGSSNAGTTTVAKLSADKLKEIAEYKMPDLNANDLESAMKIIAGTARNMGVEVEA; translated from the coding sequence GTGAGTAAAAAAGTTGTAAGAGTTATGAAGATTCAATTCCCAGCTGGAGGAGCTAAACCAGGTCCTGCATTAGCTGGAGCGGGTATTCAAATGCCTAAATTCTGTACAGCATTTAATGATCAAACAAAAGATCGTATGGGTGAAACTGTACCTGTTGTCTTGACTGTATATGATGACAAAGATTTTAGCTTTGTATTAAAAACTGCACCAGCAGCTGAAATGATTAAAAAAGCTTGCGGAATCAAAAAAGGTTCTAGCAATGCTGGTACTACTACTGTTGCTAAATTATCAGCAGATAAATTAAAAGAAATCGCTGAATACAAAATGCCAGACTTAAACGCTAACGATTTAGAATCGGCAATGAAAATCATTGCTGGTACTGCTCGCAATATGGGCGTTGAAGTTGAAGCATAG
- a CDS encoding desulfoferrodoxin family protein has translation MKLLKCPICGNVVEVVEDHGVPVMCCGKPMVEIKAGEVDAAVEKHVPVVKLESDYLVVTVGEVLHPMTAEHLISNIWVEFSDGSAMKVTLTAEDEPIAKFDVANKKGKATVYEYCNLHGLWKTEIDL, from the coding sequence ATGAAATTATTAAAATGTCCAATTTGTGGGAATGTTGTTGAAGTCGTTGAAGATCATGGAGTGCCAGTAATGTGTTGTGGAAAACCAATGGTAGAAATTAAAGCTGGAGAAGTTGATGCGGCAGTGGAAAAACACGTACCAGTTGTTAAACTTGAAAGTGATTATCTTGTTGTAACAGTGGGAGAAGTTTTACACCCAATGACTGCAGAACATCTAATTAGCAATATTTGGGTTGAATTTAGTGATGGAAGTGCAATGAAAGTAACATTGACTGCAGAAGATGAACCAATTGCAAAATTTGATGTTGCTAATAAAAAAGGTAAAGCTACAGTTTATGAATATTGTAATCTTCATGGATTGTGGAAAACAGAAATTGATTTATAG
- the tpiA gene encoding triose-phosphate isomerase, with protein MRKPIIVGNWKMNKTIADTKAFVEAVDGKVTDSADWGIATPYLALQTAKAEAKNLLVAAENCHFKDSGAYTGEVSVEMLKEIGVEWVILGHSERRQYFGETDETVNAKMLQVLKNDMTPIVCVGETLEEYEAGTTKDVVKKQTVAAFKDVCPKCAARSVIAYEPVWAIGTGKTATNEIAQDVCAYIRSVVADLYDQEVADSIRIQYGGSVKPEGLKTLLEQPDIDGALVGGASLQPDSYIAMIENLG; from the coding sequence ATGAGAAAACCAATTATCGTAGGAAACTGGAAAATGAATAAGACAATAGCTGATACTAAAGCATTTGTTGAAGCGGTTGATGGAAAAGTTACTGATAGTGCTGATTGGGGAATTGCTACTCCATATTTAGCTTTACAAACAGCAAAAGCAGAAGCTAAAAATTTATTAGTTGCTGCTGAAAATTGCCATTTTAAAGATAGTGGTGCTTACACTGGTGAAGTTAGTGTAGAAATGTTAAAAGAAATCGGAGTTGAATGGGTTATCTTAGGTCACTCTGAAAGAAGACAATATTTTGGTGAAACTGATGAAACAGTTAATGCTAAAATGCTTCAAGTATTAAAAAATGATATGACTCCAATCGTATGTGTTGGTGAAACTTTAGAAGAATATGAAGCAGGAACTACAAAAGATGTAGTTAAAAAACAAACTGTAGCTGCTTTTAAAGATGTTTGTCCAAAATGCGCAGCTCGTAGTGTTATTGCTTATGAACCAGTTTGGGCTATTGGAACTGGTAAAACTGCTACTAATGAAATTGCTCAAGATGTTTGTGCATATATTCGTAGTGTAGTTGCTGATTTATATGATCAAGAAGTTGCTGATTCAATTAGAATTCAATATGGTGGATCTGTAAAACCTGAGGGATTAAAAACATTACTAGAACAACCAGATATTGATGGTGCTTTAGTTGGTGGTGCATCACTTCAACCTGATTCATATATTGCAATGATTGAAAATTTAGGATAA
- a CDS encoding phosphoglycerate kinase, whose amino-acid sequence MDKKTIKDIEVTGKVVLCRVDFNVPRNKETGEITNDNRVVAALPTINYLLEQSPKCVVLFSHLGKVKTEEDKAKNDLAVVAPCLEKHLGKPVTFVNATRGPVLEDAIKNAAEGAVILVQNTRYEAGESKNDPELGKYWASLGDVFVEDAFGSVHRAHASTAGIPAHLPSAAGFLVEKEIAYIGKAVNDPERPMVAILGGAKVSDKILVIENLLKIADKVIVGGGMSYTFAAAQGHKIGNSLVEEDRIQVAKDILAKAGDKLLLPVDAVANTAFAPEGDIKVFEGDIPDGYMGLDIGPKSVENIKAALQGAKTVIWNGPMGVFEMEPFAKGTIEVCEALANLDGANTIIGGGDSAAAVMQLGYADKVSHISTGGGASLEYMEGKVLPGIAAIDDK is encoded by the coding sequence ATGGATAAAAAAACAATTAAAGATATCGAAGTCACTGGAAAAGTAGTTTTATGCCGTGTTGACTTCAATGTACCAAGAAACAAAGAAACTGGAGAAATTACTAATGATAATCGTGTTGTAGCAGCTTTACCTACAATCAATTATTTATTAGAACAATCACCAAAATGTGTAGTTTTATTCTCACATTTAGGAAAAGTTAAAACTGAAGAAGATAAAGCTAAAAATGATTTAGCAGTTGTTGCTCCTTGTTTAGAAAAACATTTAGGAAAACCTGTTACTTTTGTAAATGCTACAAGAGGACCAGTTTTAGAAGATGCAATTAAAAATGCAGCTGAAGGGGCAGTAATTTTAGTTCAAAATACTCGTTATGAAGCTGGAGAATCAAAAAATGATCCTGAACTTGGAAAATATTGGGCTTCATTAGGAGATGTATTTGTTGAAGATGCATTTGGTTCAGTACATAGAGCACATGCTTCAACTGCTGGAATTCCTGCACATTTACCAAGTGCTGCTGGATTTTTAGTTGAAAAAGAAATCGCATATATTGGAAAAGCTGTAAACGATCCTGAAAGACCAATGGTTGCAATTTTAGGTGGAGCAAAAGTTTCTGATAAAATTTTAGTTATCGAAAACTTATTAAAAATTGCTGATAAAGTTATCGTTGGTGGTGGAATGAGTTATACATTTGCAGCTGCTCAAGGACATAAAATTGGAAATTCTTTAGTAGAAGAAGATCGTATTCAAGTAGCTAAAGATATTCTTGCAAAAGCAGGAGATAAATTATTATTACCAGTAGATGCTGTAGCTAATACTGCATTTGCACCAGAAGGTGATATTAAAGTATTTGAAGGAGATATTCCTGATGGATACATGGGATTAGACATTGGGCCTAAATCAGTTGAAAATATTAAAGCTGCATTACAAGGTGCTAAAACAGTTATTTGGAATGGACCAATGGGTGTATTCGAAATGGAACCATTTGCTAAAGGAACAATTGAAGTTTGTGAAGCTTTAGCTAATTTAGATGGTGCTAATACAATTATCGGTGGTGGAGATAGTGCTGCTGCTGTAATGCAACTTGGATATGCTGATAAAGTTTCTCATATTTCAACAGGTGGAGGAGCTTCATTAGAATATATGGAAGGTAAAGTACTTCCTGGTATTGCTGCAATTGATGATAAATAA
- a CDS encoding rhodanese-like domain-containing protein — protein sequence MENNHLIPISNLSKLIHHDYTFIDLRDTSQFNKLHITKFINIPYDQFINNPPKLSKSKPIYLICYTGTKSLSLAKKLSSLGYQAYSFSGGFYAIEHPINNQFY from the coding sequence ATGGAAAATAATCATTTAATCCCTATTAGTAACTTATCTAAGTTAATCCATCACGATTATACATTTATCGACTTAAGAGACACATCCCAATTCAACAAACTTCATATTACTAAATTCATCAATATCCCATACGATCAATTCATCAACAATCCACCAAAACTTTCAAAAAGCAAACCAATTTATCTAATTTGCTATACAGGAACAAAATCATTATCACTTGCTAAAAAACTTTCCTCACTAGGCTATCAAGCATACAGTTTTTCCGGCGGTTTCTATGCAATTGAACACCCTATAAATAATCAATTTTATTAA
- a CDS encoding YitT family protein translates to MDLFKKRNIISFLAVLLSSLIMAFATKNLVRPAGILSGGFMGIAIMAEMIAELFAASLPTSIGLLCLNIPVALFCAKKISSRFVFFSLMQVVLTSFFLTLMPRIPLFDDTILNVIFGGFLYGGSIAIALKGNASSGGTDFIALYISNKSGREIWNQVFVFNSIMLMIFGCIFGFEAAGYSILFQFISTKTVSNFHTRYKRVMLQIFTKRKDEIMAVYCKNFHHGMTVLDGIGGYSKEPVSMLTAIVSSYEVDDVIMALKKADPKVIINVTKSEKYVGRFYNAPL, encoded by the coding sequence ATGGATTTGTTTAAAAAAAGAAACATAATTAGTTTTTTGGCGGTTTTATTATCATCTTTGATAATGGCTTTTGCAACTAAAAATCTAGTTAGACCAGCAGGTATTTTATCTGGTGGGTTTATGGGAATTGCTATTATGGCAGAAATGATTGCGGAATTATTTGCCGCTAGTTTACCGACATCAATTGGATTGTTATGTTTAAATATTCCAGTGGCTCTATTTTGTGCTAAGAAGATTTCGTCACGATTTGTGTTTTTTTCATTGATGCAAGTTGTTTTAACGTCTTTCTTTTTAACGTTGATGCCACGAATTCCTTTATTTGATGATACAATTTTGAATGTGATTTTTGGTGGATTTTTATATGGTGGAAGTATTGCGATTGCTTTAAAAGGAAATGCTTCTAGTGGTGGAACGGATTTTATTGCTTTATATATTTCTAATAAAAGTGGTCGTGAGATTTGGAATCAAGTTTTTGTATTTAATTCAATTATGTTGATGATATTTGGCTGTATTTTTGGCTTTGAAGCAGCTGGATATTCGATTTTATTCCAATTCATTTCTACTAAGACAGTTTCTAATTTTCATACTCGTTATAAACGCGTAATGTTACAAATATTTACGAAACGTAAAGATGAAATTATGGCAGTTTATTGTAAGAATTTTCATCATGGTATGACGGTTTTAGATGGTATTGGTGGATATTCTAAAGAGCCTGTATCAATGTTAACTGCAATTGTTTCTAGTTATGAAGTAGATGATGTAATAATGGCACTAAAAAAAGCTGATCCAAAAGTTATTATTAATGTAACAAAATCTGAAAAGTATGTTGGAAGGTTTTATAATGCACCATTATAA
- a CDS encoding LPXTG cell wall anchor domain-containing protein produces MNSVLTSAVLTGDSTNMTPYIVLMVVAIVVIVGFVVYKKKKNK; encoded by the coding sequence ATGAATAGTGTACTTACAAGTGCTGTACTTACAGGTGATAGTACAAATATGACACCATATATAGTTTTAATGGTGGTAGCAATAGTAGTTATTGTAGGTTTTGTTGTTTATAAAAAGAAGAAAAATAAATAA